Proteins encoded within one genomic window of Pedobacter africanus:
- a CDS encoding ABC transporter ATP-binding protein: protein MKDYFRLLSYARPIEKFAIPYVIATLLYILFNTLNLALLAPLLDTLFNHKKAVEVAAEPASWWDVMAKFRELTDYFVGNYGSQEALKFVCITIVISVLLSNIFKYFSARIMEDLRIHTLLSLRKSVFNNVMNLHLGYFNSQRKGDILSKVSSDVQVVQFTVTNTLQVVFKEPVTLIVYIVLLFSISAKLTLFSLLVIPLSAFIIAKIVKRLRQQATQAHETFANMLGYLDEALAGIKIVKAFNATTYVKDRFHQENVTYSNITRKMVRRQQLASPVSEFLGVMMVAGIVYFGGSMVLNGESTLTSAEFIAYIAIFSQVTRPAKALSDAFTGIHTGLAAGKRVLDLIDTKPEVIDKPNAVVVKSFKDSIRLEDVSFAYGERPILKRVNIEIPKGKTVALVGPSGGGKSTLMDLLPRFIEPQQGNIYWDGVNLKDVNTDSLRAQMGFVNQESILFNDTIFNNIAFAKPDASYEEVERAAKIANAHEFITNAENGYETFIGDRGIRLSGGQKQRLCIARAILGNPPLMLLDEATSALDTESEKLVQEALYKLMENRTSLIIAHRLSTIQNADLIIVLDNGTVVEQGSHSELMRNDGLYRRLIDMQTFSE, encoded by the coding sequence ATGAAAGACTATTTCAGGTTATTATCGTACGCCAGGCCTATTGAAAAGTTTGCTATACCCTATGTTATTGCGACCCTACTGTACATACTTTTTAACACCTTAAACCTTGCTTTATTAGCACCCTTACTAGATACTTTATTCAACCATAAAAAAGCTGTTGAAGTGGCGGCTGAACCAGCTTCATGGTGGGACGTGATGGCCAAGTTCAGAGAACTGACAGACTATTTCGTTGGCAATTATGGCTCACAGGAAGCCCTGAAATTCGTATGCATCACGATTGTGATCTCTGTACTTCTATCTAATATCTTCAAGTACTTCTCTGCCCGGATCATGGAGGACCTCAGGATCCATACCCTGCTTAGCCTTAGAAAATCAGTATTCAACAATGTGATGAACCTGCACCTGGGCTATTTCAACAGTCAGCGAAAAGGTGATATCCTTTCCAAAGTATCATCAGATGTACAGGTGGTGCAATTCACGGTGACCAATACCCTGCAGGTGGTATTCAAGGAGCCTGTAACCCTGATTGTGTACATCGTGTTGCTTTTTTCTATTTCCGCAAAATTAACTTTGTTTTCCCTGCTTGTTATCCCCCTTTCGGCATTTATCATTGCAAAAATTGTAAAACGATTAAGGCAGCAAGCTACACAGGCCCATGAAACTTTTGCAAACATGTTGGGCTATCTGGATGAAGCTTTGGCCGGGATCAAAATTGTAAAAGCATTCAATGCTACAACATATGTAAAGGACCGGTTTCACCAGGAAAACGTTACCTATTCCAATATTACGCGTAAAATGGTACGCCGGCAGCAACTGGCTTCCCCTGTTTCAGAATTCCTGGGGGTAATGATGGTTGCTGGCATTGTATATTTTGGCGGCTCTATGGTTTTAAATGGCGAATCGACACTAACCTCTGCAGAGTTCATTGCCTATATTGCCATTTTTTCACAGGTTACCCGCCCTGCAAAAGCATTATCTGATGCGTTTACAGGGATACACACCGGTCTTGCTGCAGGTAAACGCGTGTTGGACCTGATTGATACCAAGCCTGAGGTGATTGACAAACCTAACGCTGTTGTTGTCAAATCCTTTAAAGATTCGATCCGCCTGGAAGATGTATCTTTTGCCTACGGCGAACGACCGATATTAAAGCGTGTAAACATAGAAATCCCCAAAGGTAAAACCGTTGCGCTTGTAGGGCCTTCAGGCGGAGGAAAATCTACACTAATGGACCTTTTGCCCAGGTTTATTGAACCACAGCAAGGAAATATCTATTGGGATGGTGTTAACCTGAAAGATGTAAATACCGATTCTTTAAGAGCGCAAATGGGCTTTGTAAACCAGGAATCCATTCTGTTTAACGATACCATTTTTAACAATATCGCCTTTGCCAAACCAGACGCCTCTTATGAAGAGGTAGAACGGGCTGCAAAAATTGCCAATGCCCATGAATTTATTACGAATGCAGAAAACGGCTACGAAACCTTTATCGGCGACAGGGGCATCCGTTTATCTGGTGGCCAGAAACAAAGGCTTTGTATTGCAAGGGCAATCCTGGGCAATCCGCCATTAATGCTGCTCGACGAGGCTACCTCTGCGCTGGATACCGAGTCGGAAAAACTGGTTCAGGAAGCCCTTTATAAGTTAATGGAAAACCGGACATCCTTAATTATCGCACACCGTTTATCGACCATACAAAATGCCGATCTGATCATTGTGTTAGACAATGGCACGGTGGTTGAACAAGGTTCCCATAGTGAACTGATGAGAAACGACGGCTTATACAGACGTTTAATAGATATGCAGACTTTCTCTGAATAA
- the meaB gene encoding methylmalonyl Co-A mutase-associated GTPase MeaB, protein MNTLLSLITEIEHGNFNALARAITLVENDIPPAAELLRSINVEVNVPVIGITGPPGAGKSTLVNAITAKITADGKKIAILAVDPTSPFNFGSLLGDRIRMAQQFNNPNVYIRSLATRGALGGISAKTIEIVDVLKAGGFDLILVETVGVGQSEVEIAGLADKTVVVLVPESGDEIQNIKSGLMEIAQGFVVNKADREGADTFANNLKKLVHQQHQVIPVFKTVADKNEGIDSLCDWLLKPAVADNSRRSFLLAEKAFKIIQHYRMTNVDRKRLREEIDKAWHKPGFNIYRFTDNWS, encoded by the coding sequence ATGAATACCCTTTTATCACTGATCACAGAAATTGAGCACGGAAACTTTAATGCATTGGCAAGGGCCATTACTTTGGTCGAAAACGACATCCCGCCGGCTGCGGAATTGTTAAGGTCAATAAATGTTGAAGTCAATGTTCCGGTGATTGGCATAACGGGCCCTCCTGGAGCAGGTAAAAGTACGCTGGTAAATGCCATTACCGCCAAGATAACCGCGGACGGTAAAAAGATAGCAATTCTGGCGGTCGACCCTACTTCTCCTTTTAATTTTGGCTCGTTGCTGGGTGATAGGATCAGAATGGCACAGCAGTTCAATAACCCTAATGTTTATATCCGTTCTTTGGCTACACGGGGCGCATTGGGTGGTATATCGGCAAAAACCATTGAGATTGTGGATGTGCTGAAGGCCGGCGGATTTGATCTGATCCTGGTTGAGACTGTTGGGGTGGGGCAGTCGGAAGTAGAAATTGCCGGACTTGCAGATAAGACAGTTGTGGTACTGGTGCCTGAATCGGGAGATGAAATTCAGAATATCAAATCAGGTTTAATGGAGATTGCCCAGGGCTTTGTGGTGAACAAGGCAGACCGGGAAGGGGCAGATACTTTTGCAAATAACCTGAAAAAGCTGGTTCATCAGCAACACCAGGTAATCCCGGTTTTTAAGACCGTGGCCGATAAGAATGAAGGAATTGACTCGCTTTGCGATTGGCTGCTGAAGCCTGCCGTAGCCGACAATAGCCGTAGGTCATTTCTACTGGCGGAAAAAGCGTTTAAGATTATTCAGCATTACCGCATGACGAATGTAGACAGGAAGCGGCTGCGGGAGGAAATAGATAAGGCATGGCATAAACCGGGCTTTAACATTTATCGTTTTACAGACAATTGGAGCTGA
- a CDS encoding OmpA family protein produces the protein MNYSTLKKGLAASLVALMGATTLATAQDASTSSSAKVFGGRGQYRTWSLGVNGGVLSPFIAIGGTNDFTNADVNLGYGISLRKQLGHAFGLEGNVFRGKISGTNKDGGPAALPGLTSFETELAYAADLRGVVNVATVDFLRRENSVNFFVTAGYGVAAYRAALNGADPKDLPETFGKDGDKKYIKEAYIPVGAGIKFKVSERVSFNLGYTMHFVDADNLDGVWAKATTKDKFSYGYAGLEFSLGSKSKPNLDWVNPLALMYDELKDPSLRQEVEALKGRVANIEKSVEDLKKDSDGDGVADQFDKCPGTPAGTAVDGSGCPLPKAPEPTAVNTSNLTGFETIQFEFNSSVLKTEAYPTLDKLSSVLRENGGKVTVNGYASSEGTAAYNLKLSKDRANSVKTYLVNSGVNASQVVTKGHGEANPIASNDTEEGRIQNRRVESARN, from the coding sequence ATGAATTATTCTACTTTAAAAAAGGGTCTGGCGGCCTCTCTGGTAGCTTTAATGGGTGCTACAACCCTTGCTACTGCTCAGGACGCTTCGACTTCTTCTTCGGCCAAGGTATTTGGTGGAAGAGGCCAGTACAGAACGTGGTCACTGGGTGTTAACGGTGGTGTTTTATCTCCGTTCATCGCTATTGGTGGTACCAACGATTTCACGAATGCTGATGTAAACTTAGGTTATGGTATCTCGTTGAGAAAACAATTAGGTCATGCATTTGGCTTAGAAGGTAACGTTTTCCGTGGAAAAATTTCAGGAACCAACAAAGATGGTGGTCCTGCTGCACTTCCTGGCTTAACTTCTTTCGAAACTGAATTGGCTTATGCTGCAGATTTAAGAGGTGTTGTTAACGTTGCAACTGTTGACTTCTTACGTCGCGAAAACTCTGTTAACTTCTTCGTAACTGCTGGTTATGGTGTTGCTGCTTACAGGGCTGCATTAAACGGTGCTGATCCTAAAGATTTACCAGAAACTTTTGGTAAAGACGGAGACAAAAAATACATCAAAGAAGCTTATATCCCAGTTGGTGCTGGTATTAAATTCAAAGTTTCTGAGCGTGTTTCCTTCAACTTGGGTTACACTATGCACTTTGTTGATGCTGATAACCTGGACGGAGTTTGGGCTAAAGCAACTACTAAAGACAAATTCTCTTACGGATATGCTGGTTTAGAATTCTCATTAGGTTCTAAATCTAAACCGAACCTGGATTGGGTTAACCCATTGGCTTTGATGTATGATGAATTGAAAGATCCTTCATTACGTCAGGAAGTTGAAGCTTTGAAAGGCCGTGTGGCTAACATCGAGAAATCTGTTGAAGATCTGAAAAAAGATAGCGATGGTGACGGTGTAGCTGATCAGTTTGACAAATGCCCAGGTACTCCAGCTGGTACTGCTGTTGATGGTTCAGGATGTCCTCTACCTAAAGCACCAGAGCCTACTGCAGTTAACACTAGCAACCTGACTGGTTTCGAAACTATCCAATTTGAATTCAACTCTTCAGTTTTAAAAACTGAGGCTTACCCAACTTTAGATAAATTATCTTCAGTATTGCGTGAAAACGGTGGTAAAGTAACTGTAAACGGTTACGCTTCTAGCGAAGGTACTGCTGCATACAACCTGAAATTATCTAAAGACAGAGCTAACTCTGTTAAAACTTACTTAGTTAACTCTGGTGTTAACGCTAGTCAAGTTGTAACTAAAGGTCATGGTGAAGCTAATCCAATTGCTTCTAACGATACTGAAGAAGGTCGTATCCAGAACCGTCGTGTTGAATCAGCTAGAAACTAA
- a CDS encoding DUF6728 family protein, with translation MYLFRKKDPNRPINTNIRIMHIINAIAIIVFAAGVLWKLMAWLFK, from the coding sequence ATGTATCTATTCAGAAAAAAAGACCCGAACCGACCTATAAATACCAATATCAGGATCATGCACATCATTAATGCTATTGCCATTATTGTGTTTGCCGCAGGTGTTTTATGGAAACTGATGGCATGGCTTTTTAAATAA
- a CDS encoding RidA family protein, giving the protein MKKIINTTNAPAPIGPYNQAVMANGFLFLSGQVAINPETGGLTQSSITEETHQVMRNIKAVLLEASYSFEDVVKTTIFLSDMALFAEVNEVYGAYFETDFPARETVAVKGLPKGVNVEISMTAYKG; this is encoded by the coding sequence ATGAAAAAGATAATCAATACCACAAATGCCCCTGCGCCGATAGGCCCCTACAACCAGGCTGTAATGGCCAATGGGTTTTTATTTTTATCTGGCCAGGTAGCCATCAATCCCGAAACCGGGGGGCTAACCCAGTCGTCTATTACTGAGGAAACCCACCAGGTGATGCGCAACATCAAAGCTGTTTTGCTGGAAGCTTCCTACAGTTTTGAAGATGTGGTTAAGACCACAATCTTTTTATCAGACATGGCGCTGTTTGCCGAAGTGAATGAAGTATATGGCGCTTATTTCGAAACTGATTTTCCGGCCCGTGAAACTGTAGCTGTAAAAGGCCTGCCAAAAGGGGTGAATGTAGAGATTTCGATGACTGCATATAAGGGCTAA
- a CDS encoding EamA family transporter, producing the protein MQKSNLRYFFAGILSFAIWGFFSIPLRNLKAYPSEEILYYRIFTSLVFIWLAIFIFRKKQLKADLDYLRSIEVRGKRIILLQLVASTLLLTGNWYTYIYAVNNVSLQSAAFAYMVCPLITAFGGFIILKEALSRLKLVSLGIALLSILLLATGSLIEVLWSVVIASLYAFYLIIQRKMQNLDKLNVLAVQIALAVLLMLPFYLGKHAGIPNDPWFWGNIIVIAVFFTIIPLFMSLYSLIGIPSSTLGIIIYINPIIAFTVAIFYFGEQVDVHRLFAYSLLLVSVIVFNWGILKDILTFKGNKNIPLKNS; encoded by the coding sequence TTGCAAAAGTCTAACCTCCGGTATTTCTTTGCTGGCATTTTATCTTTTGCTATCTGGGGTTTTTTCTCTATTCCCTTGAGAAACCTGAAAGCCTATCCTTCCGAAGAGATTCTGTATTACCGTATTTTTACTTCGCTGGTTTTCATCTGGCTGGCCATTTTCATCTTTAGAAAAAAGCAGCTGAAGGCAGATCTGGATTACCTCAGGTCTATTGAAGTAAGAGGAAAGCGGATCATCCTGTTGCAGCTTGTAGCCTCAACCTTGCTGCTTACAGGAAACTGGTATACCTATATTTATGCGGTAAACAATGTAAGCCTGCAGTCGGCTGCCTTTGCCTATATGGTTTGTCCGCTCATTACCGCCTTTGGCGGATTTATAATTTTAAAAGAAGCGCTCTCCCGGCTAAAACTGGTTTCGCTGGGGATTGCACTGTTAAGTATCCTGCTGCTGGCTACGGGTTCCCTGATAGAAGTGCTCTGGTCTGTGGTTATTGCTTCATTGTATGCCTTTTACCTCATTATACAACGCAAGATGCAAAACCTCGATAAACTGAATGTACTTGCGGTTCAGATTGCTTTGGCGGTGCTGTTGATGCTGCCCTTTTACCTGGGCAAGCATGCCGGCATCCCCAACGATCCCTGGTTCTGGGGAAATATTATTGTGATTGCGGTTTTCTTTACCATTATCCCTTTGTTCATGAGCCTTTATTCTTTGATCGGGATTCCGTCCTCTACTTTGGGCATTATCATTTATATCAATCCTATCATTGCTTTTACAGTGGCCATTTTTTATTTTGGTGAACAGGTGGATGTTCACCGTTTGTTTGCCTACAGCTTGCTGCTGGTATCTGTGATTGTATTTAATTGGGGCATCTTAAAAGATATCCTTACATTTAAAGGGAATAAGAATATTCCATTGAAAAATAGTTAA
- the recG gene encoding ATP-dependent DNA helicase RecG, producing MFTATLDTTIEYLKGVGPKRAELLQKELGIFTYEQLLNYFPFRYIDRTRFYKINELSTELPYVQILGRITSKEQVGEKHKKRIVAKLADETGSIELVWFQSLKWVDEHVSKGKVYIVFGKPSVFNGSYSISHPDLESYPRPATVTGNLRLQPVYNSTEKLKKFFLDSKGIQKLQALLLEQHLREVRETIPVYILEKYQMLSRKESVLNIHFPKDVATLKKAESRLKFEELFFIQLQLLYNKQLRELKFKGHLFETVGERLNTFYKEILPFNLTNAQKRVIKEIRLDTQRGIQMNRLVQGDVGSGKTAVALMSMLLANDNGYQACMMAPTEILARQHYESIASLLKGRLVNVAILTGSSTKKQRIQLHAALEAGEIDILVGTHALIEDKVVFRNLGMVVIDEQHRFGVEQRAKLWRKNAVPPHILVMTATPIPRTLAMTMYGDLDVSVIDELPAGRKPVETRHLFEGQRLRMFGFMKQEIAKGRQVYVVYPLIKESEKLDLLHLEAGIEQMGYQFPRPQYQISIVHGKMSNADKQYEMQQFIEGKSQIMVATTVIEVGVNVPNASVMIIENAERFGLSQLHQLRGRVGRGAEQSFCILMSGNKLSADGKLRLETMVKTNNGFEISEIDLQLRGPGDITGTQQSGVLELKVADLAKDQLILQEARNTVIEVLAKDPQLELPENSLLRTYLSKRHKGIAFDKIS from the coding sequence TTGTTTACTGCTACCTTAGATACAACGATCGAATATTTGAAGGGCGTAGGTCCCAAACGTGCCGAACTTTTACAGAAGGAACTGGGCATTTTTACCTATGAACAATTGCTCAATTATTTCCCTTTCCGCTATATCGACCGAACGAGGTTTTATAAGATAAATGAGCTCAGTACCGAGCTTCCCTATGTTCAGATATTGGGGCGTATAACCAGTAAGGAACAGGTTGGTGAGAAACATAAAAAGCGGATTGTAGCAAAATTGGCTGATGAAACCGGTTCTATCGAACTGGTGTGGTTCCAGAGTTTAAAATGGGTTGATGAGCATGTAAGCAAGGGCAAAGTTTACATCGTATTTGGAAAACCATCAGTATTCAATGGTAGTTACAGCATCTCTCATCCGGATCTGGAAAGTTATCCCCGTCCTGCAACAGTTACAGGCAATCTGCGGCTGCAGCCTGTTTACAATTCGACCGAAAAATTAAAGAAGTTTTTTTTAGACAGCAAGGGCATACAGAAATTGCAAGCTTTGCTGTTGGAGCAGCACCTGCGGGAGGTTAGGGAAACCATTCCGGTATATATTCTGGAGAAATATCAGATGCTTTCCCGGAAAGAGTCGGTTTTAAATATTCACTTTCCAAAGGATGTAGCGACTTTAAAAAAGGCCGAGAGCCGATTGAAGTTTGAAGAGCTGTTCTTTATCCAGCTGCAGCTACTGTACAATAAGCAACTTCGCGAACTCAAATTTAAGGGTCATTTGTTTGAAACCGTAGGCGAGCGCCTCAATACATTTTATAAGGAAATATTGCCCTTCAATCTGACCAACGCGCAGAAAAGGGTGATCAAGGAAATCAGGCTGGATACACAACGTGGCATTCAGATGAATAGACTGGTGCAGGGAGACGTGGGGAGTGGTAAAACTGCGGTGGCTTTGATGAGCATGCTGCTGGCCAATGACAATGGATATCAAGCCTGTATGATGGCCCCTACAGAGATTCTTGCCCGTCAGCATTACGAGTCTATCGCATCCTTGCTGAAAGGCCGTTTGGTTAATGTCGCAATCCTTACGGGCAGCAGTACCAAAAAACAAAGGATCCAGCTGCACGCGGCGCTTGAAGCTGGCGAAATTGACATATTGGTGGGCACGCATGCCCTGATTGAAGATAAAGTGGTGTTCAGGAACCTGGGCATGGTAGTGATTGATGAACAGCACAGGTTTGGCGTGGAGCAAAGGGCAAAGCTCTGGCGCAAAAATGCGGTTCCCCCGCATATTCTGGTGATGACTGCAACGCCCATACCCAGAACGCTGGCCATGACCATGTACGGCGATTTGGACGTATCCGTAATAGACGAACTTCCAGCTGGAAGGAAGCCTGTTGAAACCAGGCATTTGTTTGAAGGACAGCGCCTGAGGATGTTTGGTTTTATGAAGCAGGAGATTGCCAAAGGCCGCCAGGTATACGTAGTTTATCCGCTGATCAAGGAAAGTGAAAAATTGGACCTCTTACACCTTGAGGCAGGCATAGAGCAGATGGGCTATCAGTTTCCACGGCCGCAGTACCAGATCAGTATTGTGCATGGAAAAATGAGCAATGCAGACAAGCAATATGAAATGCAGCAGTTTATAGAGGGGAAGAGCCAGATCATGGTGGCAACCACGGTAATAGAGGTTGGCGTGAATGTCCCTAATGCTTCTGTGATGATCATAGAGAATGCGGAGCGTTTTGGGCTTTCGCAATTGCACCAGCTGCGCGGCCGTGTAGGAAGGGGTGCGGAGCAGTCGTTTTGTATCCTGATGTCTGGAAATAAACTGAGTGCGGACGGAAAGTTGCGCCTGGAAACTATGGTCAAGACCAATAATGGTTTCGAGATATCCGAGATCGACCTGCAGCTCCGTGGACCTGGCGACATTACGGGCACACAGCAAAGCGGGGTACTGGAATTAAAAGTAGCTGATCTGGCCAAAGACCAGCTCATCCTGCAGGAAGCACGGAATACCGTTATAGAGGTATTGGCCAAAGATCCGCAATTGGAACTGCCTGAAAACAGTTTGCTCCGGACTTACCTGTCTAAAAGGCACAAGGGCATCGCTTTCGATAAGATATCCTGA
- a CDS encoding serine hydrolase domain-containing protein translates to MKFQFLTIITALSILSLSSCSTPEEKAKKAEADKKVRVKEDDRADSLALVYNPAKADQWIADFVQNLHKKYNFNGNMLVAKGGKIIYEKAVGWADYLHRDSLKINSEFELASITKTFTGVAIMQLVEAGKLKLTDDVKKFYPNFPYEGITVELLLSHRSGMMNYVYFIDDIWRKEKRNMKKGVSNQEVMEVIADKKPNPYTKPNRVFHYNNSNFMVLAAIIEKVTGQRFSQYMMEHVFKPAGMKNTHVYSTTEYEKIPVDVVGHDRNSFRYSVVQNFLDGPVGDKGIYSTLHDLVLYDKYLKNGRLLTQKSLDSAYKGRNKAIKGHFNYGYGWRIFDGEKNRKVVYHTGWWHGFRHIYVRDFQKDIVIIFLGNLTNGSLMQLDELYKHLGVPVIRKGAYSGAGSLPGSDED, encoded by the coding sequence ATGAAGTTTCAGTTCTTAACCATAATCACAGCACTAAGCATTTTATCCCTCTCCTCATGTTCAACGCCAGAAGAAAAAGCTAAAAAAGCCGAAGCCGATAAAAAGGTCAGAGTTAAGGAAGACGACCGGGCCGATAGCCTGGCACTGGTTTACAACCCGGCAAAAGCCGACCAATGGATTGCTGATTTTGTACAGAACTTACATAAAAAATATAATTTCAACGGAAATATGCTGGTGGCAAAAGGTGGAAAAATCATCTATGAGAAAGCCGTCGGCTGGGCCGATTACCTGCACCGCGACAGCTTAAAAATAAACTCCGAATTTGAACTCGCATCTATCACCAAGACCTTTACCGGGGTTGCCATCATGCAGTTGGTAGAAGCAGGAAAATTGAAGCTGACCGACGATGTAAAAAAATTCTATCCAAACTTCCCTTACGAGGGAATTACAGTGGAGCTTTTATTGTCACACCGCAGCGGGATGATGAACTACGTCTATTTTATTGATGACATCTGGCGCAAGGAAAAGCGCAACATGAAAAAAGGTGTATCCAACCAGGAGGTGATGGAGGTTATAGCCGATAAAAAACCGAATCCCTACACCAAACCCAATCGCGTTTTTCATTACAACAATTCCAATTTCATGGTGCTTGCCGCCATTATAGAAAAGGTGACAGGCCAGCGTTTTTCACAGTACATGATGGAGCACGTTTTTAAACCTGCAGGGATGAAGAACACCCATGTATATTCCACAACAGAATATGAAAAAATACCTGTTGATGTTGTGGGCCACGATCGCAACAGCTTCCGCTATTCGGTAGTGCAAAATTTTCTAGACGGACCAGTTGGTGATAAAGGTATTTACAGCACTTTGCACGATCTGGTGTTGTATGATAAATACCTGAAGAACGGCAGATTATTAACACAAAAAAGTCTGGACTCAGCATATAAAGGCAGGAACAAAGCCATCAAAGGTCACTTTAACTACGGTTATGGCTGGCGCATATTTGACGGAGAAAAAAACAGAAAAGTAGTGTATCATACAGGCTGGTGGCATGGCTTCAGGCACATCTATGTGCGGGATTTCCAAAAGGATATCGTCATTATATTTCTGGGCAATTTAACCAATGGCAGTTTGATGCAACTTGATGAACTGTATAAACACCTCGGTGTCCCTGTTATCCGCAAGGGGGCCTATTCTGGTGCAGGCTCGTTGCCGGGAAGCGACGAAGATTAA
- the fumC gene encoding class II fumarate hydratase translates to MNFRTEHDTMGEVQVPADKYWGAQTERSRNNFKIGPEASMPKEIIHAFGYLKKAAALANTELGVLSQDKADLIAKACDEIIAGELDEQFPLVIWQTGSGTQSNMNANEVIAYRGHVLNGGALGDEKKVLHPNDDVNKSQSSNDTYPTAMHIAAYKQAVEVTLPGLEKLHGTLAAKSQEFAAIVKTGRTHFMDATPLTLGQEFSGYAQQISNGIRAIKNALVMISELALGGTAVGTGLNTPKGYDVLVAKKIAELTGLPFVTAPNKFEALAAHDAMVELSGAYKRVAVSLMKVANDVRMLSSGPRSGIGEIIIPDNEPGSSIMPGKVNPTQPEALTMVCAQVIGNDVAVSIGGSTGHFELNVFKPVIAANVLQSGRLIGDACVSFNDHCAAGILPNLPEIKKHLENSLMLVTALNPHIGYENAAKIAKKAHKENKTLREAAVELGLLTTGQFEEWVRPEEMVGSLK, encoded by the coding sequence ATGAATTTTAGAACAGAACACGATACGATGGGTGAAGTGCAGGTGCCTGCTGATAAATATTGGGGTGCTCAAACTGAACGTTCAAGGAATAATTTTAAAATTGGTCCTGAGGCCTCTATGCCAAAGGAAATCATTCATGCTTTTGGATATCTGAAAAAGGCAGCTGCGTTGGCCAACACAGAGCTTGGTGTTTTGAGTCAGGATAAGGCGGATCTGATTGCAAAGGCTTGCGATGAGATCATTGCCGGCGAGTTGGATGAGCAGTTCCCGCTGGTGATCTGGCAAACCGGGTCAGGTACGCAAAGCAACATGAATGCCAATGAAGTGATTGCCTATCGTGGGCATGTTTTAAATGGTGGTGCATTAGGGGATGAAAAGAAAGTGCTGCACCCTAATGACGATGTAAACAAATCGCAGTCTTCAAACGATACCTACCCTACTGCTATGCATATTGCTGCGTATAAGCAGGCGGTAGAAGTGACCCTTCCGGGCCTGGAAAAACTGCATGGCACCCTTGCTGCAAAATCGCAGGAGTTTGCTGCTATTGTTAAAACCGGCCGTACCCATTTTATGGACGCTACACCTTTAACATTAGGGCAGGAATTTTCCGGTTATGCGCAGCAAATCAGTAATGGCATCAGGGCCATTAAAAATGCCCTGGTAATGATCAGTGAGCTGGCATTGGGCGGTACCGCTGTGGGCACGGGGTTAAATACCCCGAAGGGTTATGATGTATTGGTCGCTAAAAAAATAGCTGAGTTGACAGGCTTGCCATTTGTAACCGCGCCCAATAAATTTGAGGCCCTGGCAGCGCATGATGCCATGGTTGAACTTTCGGGCGCTTACAAACGTGTGGCTGTTTCCCTGATGAAGGTGGCCAATGATGTAAGGATGCTGAGCTCCGGCCCAAGATCGGGAATAGGTGAGATCATTATCCCCGACAATGAGCCGGGTTCTTCAATTATGCCTGGCAAAGTTAATCCTACACAGCCTGAAGCACTCACCATGGTTTGTGCACAGGTAATTGGAAATGACGTAGCCGTAAGTATTGGTGGAAGTACCGGTCATTTTGAATTGAATGTATTTAAGCCGGTAATTGCGGCTAATGTATTGCAATCTGGCCGTTTGATAGGTGATGCTTGTGTTTCATTTAATGACCATTGTGCTGCAGGGATCCTGCCAAACCTTCCGGAGATCAAAAAGCACCTGGAAAACTCATTGATGCTGGTTACTGCGTTGAACCCGCATATAGGCTATGAGAATGCTGCAAAAATTGCAAAGAAAGCACATAAGGAAAATAAAACACTTCGTGAAGCAGCTGTAGAACTGGGCTTGCTGACTACCGGGCAATTTGAGGAATGGGTGCGTCCGGAAGAGATGGTAGGCAGTTTAAAGTAA
- a CDS encoding fumarate hydratase, translating to MLRLLFGFLLILCIAVSCRRLPDVQGKGEAFLQGVWNQDSIANADKLLNYTQHKFRFTCDSFYVDLTTHSKVNYYSDSCFNGGVWKEYAKGVYEVRADSLFLVGTYTKANYKQKISGCYRIGQYIQTFYIRSAGQDQLKLESTSNQRDCTLALKERITCKPKEL from the coding sequence ATGCTGAGATTGTTGTTTGGCTTTTTGTTGATCCTATGTATTGCGGTTTCATGCAGGCGGTTACCTGATGTACAGGGAAAAGGCGAAGCATTTTTGCAGGGGGTATGGAACCAGGACAGTATCGCGAATGCCGACAAATTACTGAATTACACGCAGCATAAATTCAGGTTTACCTGTGACTCCTTTTATGTGGATCTTACCACACACTCTAAAGTGAATTACTATTCAGATTCCTGTTTTAATGGAGGGGTCTGGAAGGAGTATGCCAAAGGGGTGTATGAAGTGAGGGCCGACAGCCTTTTCCTGGTTGGAACTTATACCAAAGCCAATTATAAGCAGAAGATTTCCGGCTGCTATCGGATTGGACAGTATATACAAACTTTTTACATCAGGTCGGCCGGCCAGGACCAGCTGAAGCTGGAAAGCACCAGCAATCAGAGGGATTGTACCCTGGCCTTAAAAGAACGCATCACCTGTAAGCCTAAAGAATTATAG